Proteins from a genomic interval of Maniola hyperantus chromosome 1, iAphHyp1.2, whole genome shotgun sequence:
- the LOC117996485 gene encoding uncharacterized abhydrolase domain-containing protein DDB_G0269086-like gives MGVDTKEFEFLEQLFNELVSEFQSLSISSSQLREALRTEAARAEAAEASRDATERASADEQANALASAAATAQAAKALATLEEELTTVKMELEFAHRQRSASEEKCIEMINKTTLLERELLNLRPLEATNSTLQRQLIEMHERIHKTTEDAQSELSRLESELRRVERCASAGSELRERARLAAAAHTRDRRLASAELQHTARELQTAKAEITRQGILIAELEYRLSKSQEAKKMADPELESFIEVKANAEAERAGTERLEKALAAALADNANLAAELHKNDNNELKGPSPEYSTSTNIGPIDSFLA, from the exons ATGGGCGTGGATACTAAAGAATTTGAATTTTTGGAACAACTATTCAATGAGCTAGTGAGCGAATTTCAGTCACTCTCG ATATCATCAAGTCAACTGCGGGAAGCGCTTCGCACGGAAGCTGCTCGCGCGGAAGCTGCGGAAGCGTCCCGCGACGCGACCGAGCGAGCGAGCGCGGACGAACAAGCTAACGCCTTGGCCTCGGCTGCTGCTACCGCTCAAGCTGCAAAGGCACTTGCAACTTTAGAAGAGGAGTTGACCACGGTGAAAATGGAACTAGAGTTTGCT CATCGTCAACGCAGTGCCTCCGAAGAGAAGTGTATTGAGATGATAAATAAGACAACATTGCTAGAAAGGGAACTGCTAAACTTGCGACCACTTGAGGCTACAAACTCCACTTTACAGCGACAATTAATTGAAATGCACGAGCGCATTCACAAGACGACTGAAGATGCACAGAG cGAGCTATCACGGCTTGAAAGCGAGCTACGGAGAGTGGAGAGATGCGCAAGCGCAGGGTCAGAGCTGCGCGAGCGCGCGCGTTTGGCTGCGGCGGCGCACACGCGGGACAGACGTCTCGCAAGTGCTGAACTGCAACATACCGCTCGGGAGCTTCAAACTGCCAAGG ctgAAATAACTCGTCAAGGAATTCTGATAGCTGAATTGGAATACCGTTTATCCAAGTCTCAAGAAGCTAAGAAGATGGCTGATCCTGAACTAGAATCTTTCATAGAAGTAAAGGCGAACGCCGAAGCCGAACGAGCTGGAACTGAGCGACTGGAAAAAGCACTAGCCGCGGCTTTAGCTGACAATGCCAATTTAGCTGCCGAGTTACACAAGAATGACAATAACGAATTAAAGGGACCATCTCCAGAATACAGCACTTCCACCAACATTGGTCCCATCGACTCATTCCTTGCCTAA